In one Sphingomonas sanguinis genomic region, the following are encoded:
- a CDS encoding DUF2934 domain-containing protein → MDDREEQLRQRAYGIWQAEGEPHGRDRDHWEKAERELTEAVPEEPAAVTKPAARRKKADVAPQTIAAEPKPKAPRKPRTKTA, encoded by the coding sequence GTGGACGACCGGGAAGAACAGCTTCGGCAGCGCGCATACGGCATCTGGCAAGCAGAAGGCGAGCCGCATGGCCGCGACCGCGACCATTGGGAAAAGGCCGAGCGCGAGCTGACCGAAGCTGTCCCGGAGGAACCCGCTGCCGTTACCAAACCGGCCGCGCGACGGAAGAAGGCAGACGTTGCGCCGCAGACCATTGCGGCGGAGCCGAAGCCCAAGGCGCCCCGAAAGCCGCGCACCAAAACCGCATGA